One part of the Acinetobacter sp. XS-4 genome encodes these proteins:
- a CDS encoding energy transducer TonB yields the protein MGMTFTDIENKSAKRLIGIAAVLFLHLIVAYILMSGLANNIQKPAEKPVELQIIQDIKPPPPPKPEEPKPKEKPPEPPKMVEKIAKVSEPPKQVEKVATPVQKTTPVAQPTKVATPAPAVPSTPSPSPVAAPAPVAAAPAPKPTGVTRGVSEGSAGCEKPEYPREALMNEEQGTVRIRVLVDTSGKVIDAKVKKSSGSKTLDKAATKAYSLCTFKPAMKDGMPQQDWYEIEYPFVIE from the coding sequence ATGGGCATGACTTTCACAGACATAGAAAATAAATCTGCAAAGCGCCTTATTGGTATTGCCGCAGTACTTTTTCTGCATCTTATTGTTGCCTATATTCTGATGTCAGGTTTAGCAAACAATATTCAAAAACCAGCAGAAAAACCTGTGGAATTACAAATTATTCAAGATATTAAACCACCTCCTCCACCTAAACCAGAGGAGCCAAAACCTAAGGAAAAACCGCCTGAGCCACCTAAAATGGTAGAAAAAATTGCCAAAGTTTCTGAGCCGCCAAAACAAGTAGAGAAAGTAGCAACACCGGTACAAAAAACGACACCAGTAGCTCAACCAACTAAAGTGGCTACCCCTGCTCCGGCTGTACCTAGCACCCCATCACCAAGTCCTGTTGCCGCACCGGCTCCAGTGGCAGCTGCCCCAGCTCCTAAACCAACTGGCGTAACTCGCGGTGTTTCGGAGGGTTCTGCTGGCTGCGAAAAACCGGAATATCCTCGTGAAGCACTGATGAATGAAGAACAAGGTACGGTTCGTATACGTGTTTTGGTTGATACTTCAGGAAAAGTCATTGATGCCAAAGTAAAAAAATCAAGTGGTAGTAAAACCCTAGATAAAGCAGCAACTAAAGCTTACAGCTTATGTACATTCAAACCAGCAATGAAAGATGGCATGCCTCAGCAAGACTGGTATGAAATTGAATATCCATTCGTAATTGAATAA
- a CDS encoding MotA/TolQ/ExbB proton channel family protein: protein MMKKSTQPLVRFASASLIAACSLLPLSTVFAEETNNVPVATATTEATSNANTPTPPPKPATSETVKNPYGLEALWREGDLVAKSTLFILVLMSIGTWYIIISKFLQQAKVKRQGKEAEKSFWEATSLDNAADNLEQSSAYRFIAEKGINSTKSHGGSLLERIDFNTWVSISIQRAIEKIQNHLGGGLAFLATVGSTAPFVGLFGTVWGIYHALTAIGISGQASIDKVAGPVGEALIMTAIGLAVAVPAVLGYNWLTRRNKAVMENVRSFGSDLHAVLLSGEINTNNSVNRSIK, encoded by the coding sequence ATGATGAAAAAATCAACTCAACCACTCGTACGTTTCGCTTCTGCAAGTTTAATCGCAGCATGTTCATTGCTCCCATTAAGTACAGTTTTTGCAGAAGAAACAAATAATGTTCCTGTTGCAACAGCAACCACTGAGGCGACTTCAAATGCAAATACTCCAACTCCACCACCGAAACCAGCAACTAGTGAAACTGTTAAAAATCCTTACGGTCTAGAAGCTCTTTGGCGTGAAGGAGATTTAGTCGCTAAATCTACCTTATTTATATTGGTACTGATGTCTATTGGTACGTGGTACATCATTATTTCTAAATTCTTACAACAAGCTAAAGTAAAACGCCAAGGCAAAGAGGCAGAGAAAAGTTTTTGGGAAGCAACCTCGCTAGATAATGCAGCTGATAATTTAGAGCAAAGTAGCGCATATCGCTTTATTGCAGAAAAAGGCATTAACTCAACCAAATCGCACGGCGGCTCTTTACTTGAGCGAATCGATTTTAATACATGGGTCAGCATATCAATTCAACGTGCAATTGAAAAAATACAAAATCACTTAGGTGGTGGCTTAGCCTTTTTGGCAACAGTTGGATCTACGGCACCATTTGTTGGTCTTTTTGGTACGGTTTGGGGAATTTATCATGCATTAACAGCCATCGGAATTTCAGGTCAGGCATCTATTGATAAAGTTGCTGGTCCTGTCGGTGAAGCTTTAATTATGACAGCTATTGGTCTTGCAGTCGCAGTACCCGCTGTACTTGGTTATAACTGGCTAACTCGCCGTAATAAAGCCGTTATGGAAAATGTTCGTTCGTTTGGTTCAGATTTACACGCAGTTTTATTAAGCGGGGAAATTAATACCAATAATTCGGTTAACCGCAGCATTAAATAA
- a CDS encoding biopolymer transporter ExbD gives MGMSVGSEDDDEMIGAINTTPLVDVMLVLLIIFLITIPVVTHTVPVKLPEEKNTPYATTPENIQLSVNKKGDIFWNESYVPNKEILLSKLQAVAQKRPQPEVHIRGDQLTHFEAIDQVISTTKQAGIGKIAFVTTPPASQ, from the coding sequence ATGGGTATGAGTGTTGGTTCTGAAGATGACGACGAAATGATCGGCGCAATTAATACGACGCCTCTGGTTGATGTCATGTTGGTTTTACTTATTATTTTTCTTATTACTATTCCGGTAGTCACACATACGGTTCCAGTGAAACTACCAGAAGAAAAAAATACTCCATATGCAACTACACCTGAAAATATTCAACTTTCAGTGAACAAGAAAGGAGATATTTTCTGGAATGAAAGCTATGTGCCGAATAAAGAAATATTGCTGTCAAAGCTCCAAGCAGTTGCACAAAAAAGGCCTCAACCAGAAGTTCATATTCGTGGAGATCAGCTTACTCATTTTGAGGCGATAGATCAGGTCATTAGCACGACCAAACAAGCTGGTATTGGCAAAATTGCTTTTGTTACTACCCCTCCAGCCTCCCAGTAA
- a CDS encoding biopolymer transporter ExbD, producing the protein MGMNVGSNNDDDVMLEVNMTPLIDVMLVLIIMFIITIPAPNNTININLPNGTPPPTNEKPPEVIDVRIDAAGKVFWNNQQVSDRTALETLFQSVVAKKDQDQIKLKPDQMAEYKNVAMVMATAQRLGVTKIGIVSNN; encoded by the coding sequence ATGGGTATGAATGTCGGTTCAAATAATGATGACGATGTGATGTTAGAGGTCAACATGACACCTCTTATTGATGTCATGCTGGTACTTATTATCATGTTTATTATTACTATCCCTGCACCAAACAACACGATTAATATTAACTTGCCAAACGGCACACCGCCACCAACAAATGAAAAGCCACCTGAAGTAATTGATGTAAGAATTGACGCAGCAGGTAAAGTGTTTTGGAATAACCAGCAGGTTTCAGACCGCACCGCACTAGAGACGTTATTTCAAAGTGTGGTTGCTAAAAAAGATCAAGACCAGATCAAACTTAAACCAGATCAAATGGCTGAATATAAAAATGTAGCTATGGTCATGGCTACGGCGCAGCGTTTAGGTGTAACCAAAATTGGAATTGTGAGTAATAATTAA
- a CDS encoding malate synthase G, producing the protein MTARIQKGKLAIAKELYDFIENEALPGSGLDSETYWKNFEQVVVDLSPKNKALLAKRDELQAKIDEWHRNNKFELGAYKAFLTEIGYLLPEVEDFQITTENVDEEIALLAGPQLVVPVRNARYSLNAANARWGSLYDALYGFDVISEEGGAEKGKGYNPVRGAKVIEFAKNFLNEVFPLAQGSHADATKYAIEQNKLVVTLKDGSKTGLAHEAQFVGFNGEEAHPTEVVLLSNGLHVIIEIDASSPIGQTDLAGVKDLTFEAAVTTIQDLEDSVAAVDAEEKVEGYRNWLGLMKGTLQESIEKNGKTIVRDLNKDREIKNLIGGTTKLHGRSLMLLRNVGHLMTNPAILVDGEEIFEGIMDALVTPLLSVADIRSENENKNSRKGSMYIVKPKMHGPEEVAFAVELFERAEQAIGLPPKSLKIGIMDEERRTSVNLKNCIAAAKDRTIFINTGFMDRTGDEIHTSMEAAPVVRKEAVKTQKWIAAYENRNVAIGLKTGLQGKAQIGKGMWPKPDSMKDMLATKAAHPNAGASCAWVPSPAGAVLHAMHYHQVNVKARQDQLKAEEMLSLDDLLTPPFAPETNWSAEELNNELENNCQGILGYVVRWVDLGVGCSKVPDINNVGLMEDRATLRISSQHVANWLRHGIVTREQVEEVLKRMAKIVDEQNANDPLYKPMAANFETNIAFQAASDLIFKGCEQPSGYTEPLLHAARLKLKGYTGD; encoded by the coding sequence ATGACTGCACGTATTCAAAAAGGCAAGTTAGCGATTGCTAAAGAACTTTACGATTTTATCGAAAATGAAGCTTTACCAGGTTCTGGTTTAGATAGTGAAACTTACTGGAAGAACTTTGAGCAAGTTGTTGTCGATCTTAGCCCAAAAAATAAAGCATTATTGGCTAAGCGTGATGAATTACAAGCAAAAATTGATGAATGGCACCGTAACAATAAATTTGAATTAGGTGCTTATAAGGCGTTCTTAACTGAAATCGGTTATTTATTGCCGGAAGTTGAAGACTTTCAAATTACAACTGAAAATGTTGATGAAGAAATCGCATTATTGGCAGGGCCGCAGTTAGTTGTACCTGTACGTAATGCACGTTATAGCTTAAATGCAGCAAATGCTCGTTGGGGCTCTTTATATGACGCACTTTACGGCTTCGATGTAATTTCTGAAGAAGGCGGAGCTGAAAAAGGCAAAGGATATAACCCTGTACGTGGTGCAAAAGTGATTGAGTTCGCTAAAAATTTCTTAAATGAAGTTTTCCCACTTGCACAAGGTTCACATGCAGATGCGACAAAATATGCAATTGAGCAAAACAAACTTGTTGTGACTTTGAAAGATGGCTCAAAAACAGGTTTAGCTCATGAAGCTCAGTTCGTTGGTTTCAACGGTGAGGAAGCGCACCCTACAGAAGTTGTTCTTTTAAGTAATGGTCTTCATGTCATTATCGAAATTGATGCATCTAGCCCAATTGGTCAAACTGATTTAGCGGGTGTTAAAGATTTAACATTCGAAGCAGCTGTAACTACTATTCAGGATTTAGAAGATTCTGTTGCGGCAGTAGATGCTGAAGAAAAAGTTGAAGGTTACCGCAACTGGTTAGGTTTAATGAAAGGTACGCTTCAAGAATCTATCGAGAAAAATGGTAAAACGATTGTTCGTGATTTAAATAAAGATCGCGAAATTAAAAACTTAATTGGTGGCACTACAAAACTTCATGGTCGTTCACTTATGTTACTTCGTAACGTAGGTCACTTGATGACTAACCCAGCTATTTTGGTAGATGGTGAAGAGATTTTCGAAGGTATTATGGATGCATTGGTAACACCATTGTTATCAGTTGCAGACATCCGTAGTGAAAACGAAAATAAGAACTCTCGTAAAGGTTCTATGTATATTGTTAAACCAAAAATGCATGGTCCAGAAGAAGTTGCGTTTGCTGTAGAGCTATTTGAACGTGCTGAACAAGCGATTGGCTTACCACCTAAATCGTTAAAAATCGGTATTATGGATGAAGAGCGCCGTACATCTGTAAACTTGAAAAACTGTATTGCTGCTGCAAAAGATCGCACAATCTTTATTAATACTGGTTTCATGGACCGTACTGGTGATGAAATTCATACTTCAATGGAAGCTGCACCAGTTGTTCGTAAAGAAGCCGTAAAAACACAAAAATGGATTGCTGCTTACGAAAACCGTAACGTTGCAATTGGTTTGAAGACTGGTTTACAAGGTAAAGCACAAATTGGTAAAGGCATGTGGCCAAAACCAGATAGCATGAAAGATATGTTGGCAACTAAAGCTGCACATCCAAATGCGGGTGCTTCATGTGCTTGGGTTCCATCTCCAGCAGGTGCAGTGCTTCATGCGATGCATTACCATCAAGTAAATGTTAAAGCACGTCAAGATCAGTTGAAAGCTGAAGAAATGTTGTCATTAGATGACTTGTTGACTCCTCCATTTGCACCAGAAACAAATTGGTCAGCTGAAGAGCTTAACAATGAACTTGAAAATAACTGCCAAGGTATTTTGGGTTACGTTGTACGTTGGGTTGACTTAGGTGTAGGTTGTTCGAAAGTTCCTGACATTAATAACGTAGGTTTAATGGAAGACCGTGCAACATTACGTATTTCTTCTCAACACGTAGCAAACTGGTTACGTCACGGTATCGTGACTCGTGAACAAGTTGAAGAAGTGCTTAAACGCATGGCGAAAATTGTTGATGAGCAAAATGCGAATGACCCATTGTATAAACCAATGGCTGCTAACTTTGAAACTAACATTGCTTTCCAAGCAGCTTCTGACCTCATCTTTAAAGGTTGTGAGCAACCTTCAGGTTATACTGAGCCGTTACTTCATGCTGCTCGTTTAAAGTTAAAAGGTTATACAGGTGACTAA
- the zapE gene encoding cell division protein ZapE, translating into MLNLKSSHSTAFSPSSPAERYAEALASGQFMADEAQAQAVQELDRVWKELLNRYKASKKAFRRFRRQTSPKGVYMWGGVGRGKTWLMDQFYESVPFRRKTRMHFHHFMQHVHKELNKLSGQRNPLEIVADQIYKDAVVICFDEFFVSNVTDAMILSDLFQKLFVRGVTLIATSNIAPDGLYKNGIHRDRFLPTIEMVKKNCAVLNVDAGVDYRLRVLKQAQLFKSPLSNEVQNWMSERFSALTHTQAHSQEPIVINNRIVETLGHTEDVLWCEFSELCFKPRSPADFIEIANIYNTVLVSNVPHLTDFLSEGTRRFIYLVDEFYDRGVKLLLTSQDSIIDIYQGEKLAFEIERTRSRLLEMQSDEYLHSEHRHIDEAKNA; encoded by the coding sequence ATGTTAAATTTAAAATCTTCTCATAGTACTGCATTCTCACCTTCTTCCCCAGCAGAACGCTATGCTGAGGCTTTAGCTTCAGGCCAGTTTATGGCAGATGAAGCGCAAGCACAGGCAGTGCAAGAACTAGATCGCGTATGGAAAGAACTTTTAAACCGTTATAAAGCCTCTAAAAAAGCTTTCCGTCGTTTTCGCCGCCAAACTTCACCTAAAGGTGTCTATATGTGGGGTGGAGTAGGCCGCGGAAAAACTTGGCTTATGGATCAATTTTATGAGTCAGTGCCATTTCGCCGTAAAACACGTATGCATTTTCACCATTTCATGCAACATGTTCATAAAGAGTTAAATAAGCTTTCAGGCCAACGCAATCCACTTGAAATTGTGGCTGACCAAATTTATAAAGATGCAGTCGTTATTTGTTTTGATGAGTTCTTTGTGTCAAATGTAACTGATGCAATGATTCTAAGTGATTTATTTCAAAAATTATTTGTTCGTGGTGTGACATTAATTGCAACATCAAATATTGCACCAGATGGCTTATATAAAAACGGTATTCATCGTGATCGCTTTTTACCAACAATTGAAATGGTTAAAAAGAATTGCGCTGTGTTAAATGTTGATGCAGGTGTGGATTATCGTTTGCGTGTATTAAAACAAGCTCAATTATTTAAATCGCCATTAAGTAATGAAGTCCAAAACTGGATGTCGGAACGTTTTAGTGCTTTAACGCATACACAAGCTCATTCTCAAGAGCCAATTGTAATCAATAATCGTATTGTTGAGACTTTAGGGCATACAGAAGATGTCTTGTGGTGTGAGTTTTCTGAACTTTGCTTTAAACCACGTAGCCCAGCAGATTTTATTGAAATTGCAAATATCTATAATACGGTTCTAGTAAGTAATGTCCCTCATTTAACAGATTTCTTGTCTGAAGGTACACGTCGTTTTATTTATCTAGTCGATGAATTTTATGACCGTGGAGTAAAACTACTTTTAACTTCTCAAGATAGTATTATTGATATTTATCAAGGTGAAAAATTAGCCTTTGAAATTGAGCGTACTCGTTCGCGTTTATTGGAAATGCAATCGGATGAATATTTACATTCAGAACATCGTCATATTGATGAAGCTAAAAACGCATAA
- a CDS encoding AraC family transcriptional regulator encodes MKRSILGLMYLIQGMRNAGIDVDSRLAGIGIKFDALDPSSTIHDRLEWDIQQIISENVEPEKGLFIGQHYALAGYGPLLMLLVTSRDVQTALSKGIQYQRLTHLFGALGLYETDERTILNYLPVDLKTQVGQLRAQCEVSGTYKFIQDIYTMMGLQMPAMRIELPFEKPTDSDTLSRYFAYYGDDVHFNGKYAAFSLSKDVLEIQIPSADIITHRIYESKCITEITRLNQQDHQTPHIIQCVQDYLELQQGIIPSMAETAFALKMPERTLRHQLQQLNTSYKQIREQIIKNKALKLMEYREYSIEVIAELLGYSEPAAFNHAFKRWFGQSPRQYGKESSS; translated from the coding sequence ATGAAACGGTCGATACTTGGTTTAATGTATTTAATTCAAGGAATGCGCAATGCAGGCATTGATGTCGACTCACGTTTGGCTGGTATAGGAATTAAGTTTGATGCTTTAGATCCGAGTTCCACAATTCATGATCGGCTAGAATGGGATATTCAACAAATTATTAGTGAAAATGTTGAGCCTGAAAAGGGTCTATTTATTGGACAGCATTATGCTTTAGCTGGTTACGGACCATTACTTATGTTGCTTGTAACGAGTAGGGATGTTCAAACTGCATTAAGTAAAGGAATACAATATCAAAGACTTACCCATTTATTTGGGGCTTTAGGTCTATATGAGACTGATGAACGCACCATTTTAAATTATTTGCCTGTTGATTTGAAAACGCAAGTTGGACAGTTACGGGCACAATGTGAAGTTTCAGGGACTTATAAATTTATTCAAGATATTTATACGATGATGGGGCTACAAATGCCTGCTATGCGTATAGAACTTCCATTTGAAAAACCAACGGACTCGGATACTTTATCTCGCTATTTTGCATACTATGGTGATGATGTGCACTTTAATGGTAAATATGCAGCATTTAGCCTAAGCAAGGATGTGCTTGAAATCCAAATCCCTTCTGCGGATATCATTACACATCGTATTTATGAATCAAAATGCATTACAGAAATAACAAGATTAAATCAACAAGATCACCAAACTCCACATATCATACAATGTGTGCAAGATTATCTTGAGTTGCAACAAGGAATTATCCCGAGCATGGCGGAAACTGCTTTTGCATTGAAAATGCCTGAAAGGACATTAAGGCATCAATTGCAACAGTTAAATACGAGTTATAAGCAAATTCGTGAACAAATTATCAAGAATAAGGCATTAAAGCTTATGGAATATAGAGAATACTCAATAGAGGTTATTGCCGAATTGCTTGGTTATTCTGAACCAGCGGCATTTAATCATGCATTTAAACGATGGTTTGGACAGAGTCCTCGACAATATGGCAAAGAGTCATCGTCGTAA
- a CDS encoding NAD(P)/FAD-dependent oxidoreductase, which produces MHAILFSAYAGFPMLNAKQDAIQKTKIAIIGAGFGGLAMAIRLLQNQQQDFVILEKSNDVGGTWRENRYPGAACDVQSHMYSLSFAPKTDWSKRYAEAPEIFQYIQDITEQYKIKNYCKFNHDVTHVQYDEMRHVWTLDFKNQPSMEAQFVVFASGPLHIPQIPHIQGIEKFKGKVFHSSHWEHDYNLNGKSVASIGTGGSAIQYIPEIAGDVKQLYVFQRTAAWVIPRDERKYSRLSKTLFKSSNLYRQIHRSRLYWSNESRVVPIVQPQIMKYGQKLAEAFIRFQVKDKEVAKKLTPDFVMGCKRILISNKYFPTFNRKNVELVTNGIQEIKENSIVTKDGKERPIDCLIYGTGFITDPRIYLKHFTCIGRNQVELKQAWKDGAESYYGIMTKNFPNLFQLVGPNTVLGHNSVIFMIESQVNYILQLIQLVEKSGQKAIEIKPEVQDAFNERVQTQLQGTVWQAGGCSSWYQSADGKNFSLWPTYTWKYWLETRKVNPKDYLLLNKSSQSYAA; this is translated from the coding sequence TTGCATGCAATCCTCTTTTCAGCTTATGCAGGGTTTCCAATGCTAAACGCAAAGCAAGATGCTATTCAAAAAACTAAAATCGCTATTATTGGTGCTGGATTTGGTGGCCTAGCAATGGCTATCCGTTTACTGCAAAATCAACAGCAAGACTTTGTTATTTTAGAAAAATCAAATGATGTTGGTGGAACTTGGCGAGAAAATCGCTATCCAGGTGCGGCATGTGATGTTCAATCTCATATGTACTCCCTCTCTTTTGCACCCAAAACTGACTGGTCAAAACGCTATGCTGAAGCACCAGAGATTTTTCAATATATTCAAGATATTACAGAACAATATAAAATTAAAAATTACTGTAAGTTTAATCATGATGTAACTCATGTCCAATATGATGAAATGCGTCACGTGTGGACTTTAGATTTTAAAAATCAACCTTCGATGGAAGCTCAATTTGTAGTTTTTGCATCAGGCCCGTTGCATATCCCACAAATCCCTCATATTCAAGGTATCGAAAAATTCAAAGGAAAAGTTTTTCACTCTTCACACTGGGAACATGACTATAACCTAAACGGTAAATCAGTCGCATCTATTGGTACTGGTGGTAGTGCAATTCAATATATTCCAGAAATAGCTGGAGATGTTAAACAGCTCTATGTATTCCAAAGAACGGCAGCTTGGGTAATACCACGAGATGAACGCAAATACTCTCGTTTGAGTAAAACATTATTCAAATCTTCTAATCTTTATCGCCAAATTCATCGTAGTCGTCTTTACTGGAGTAATGAGTCGCGCGTTGTACCCATTGTTCAACCCCAAATTATGAAATATGGTCAAAAATTGGCAGAAGCTTTCATTCGCTTCCAAGTGAAAGATAAAGAAGTAGCCAAAAAACTCACACCAGACTTTGTGATGGGATGTAAACGTATTCTTATTTCAAATAAATACTTCCCTACATTTAACCGTAAAAATGTTGAGCTCGTAACGAATGGTATTCAAGAAATTAAAGAAAATAGTATTGTTACGAAAGACGGTAAAGAACGACCTATTGATTGTTTAATTTATGGTACAGGTTTTATTACTGACCCACGTATTTACTTGAAACACTTCACTTGTATTGGACGTAATCAAGTCGAGTTAAAACAGGCGTGGAAAGATGGTGCAGAAAGTTATTATGGCATTATGACTAAAAACTTTCCCAATCTCTTCCAATTAGTCGGCCCTAATACAGTATTAGGTCATAATTCGGTTATTTTTATGATTGAATCTCAAGTAAATTACATTTTACAACTCATTCAACTCGTAGAAAAGTCTGGGCAAAAAGCAATTGAGATCAAACCAGAAGTTCAAGATGCTTTTAACGAGCGGGTTCAAACTCAGCTTCAAGGGACTGTGTGGCAAGCTGGGGGCTGTAGTAGCTGGTATCAATCTGCCGACGGAAAAAACTTTTCACTATGGCCAACCTATACATGGAAGTATTGGTTAGAAACACGAAAAGTTAATCCTAAAGATTACTTACTATTAAATAAAAGCTCACAGAGCTATGCAGCCTAA
- a CDS encoding lysine exporter LysO family protein, with product MQSFYLIIQIFLALASGYFLAPKLSLNIQKFIFKILPYFSYILLASVALELTLALDQIENPSAIIPPAIIIALTTSFGSFFTCLLAYTIFDKQSVKGKISLQLFVNALKNIAKAFLALGVGVLLGAIATQFNSHMAFNSWYLLLLFIFLIGIELAFTHFNRTWLSWKILIVPLAAFIGSCIAGFINYFLLNKHFALNETLALAQGYGWYSMSGILFTQLHSAELGGIALLTDLFREIVAIFLMYTMGWRFPRPAISSAGATSMDVTLAMVKQSCGTHYVPHAMMSGLLLSLLAPLLISLFLNF from the coding sequence ATGCAATCTTTTTATCTCATCATTCAAATTTTTTTAGCACTTGCTTCCGGCTATTTTCTAGCACCCAAACTATCTTTAAATATCCAAAAGTTTATATTTAAAATACTGCCCTATTTTTCTTATATTCTCTTAGCAAGTGTAGCTTTAGAATTAACGCTAGCACTTGATCAAATTGAGAATCCTTCTGCCATAATTCCACCAGCTATAATCATTGCACTTACCACCTCTTTTGGTTCTTTTTTTACATGTTTATTGGCTTATACAATTTTTGATAAACAAAGTGTAAAAGGAAAAATCTCGCTTCAACTCTTTGTAAATGCTCTAAAGAATATTGCAAAAGCTTTTCTCGCCTTAGGTGTCGGTGTTCTATTAGGAGCTATTGCCACTCAATTCAATTCACATATGGCCTTTAATAGTTGGTATTTATTATTACTATTTATTTTCTTAATTGGTATTGAACTGGCATTCACCCACTTTAACCGTACGTGGTTAAGCTGGAAAATTTTAATTGTACCTTTAGCCGCTTTTATAGGCTCATGTATCGCAGGCTTCATCAACTACTTTTTGCTTAACAAACATTTTGCACTGAATGAGACGTTAGCATTAGCACAAGGTTATGGCTGGTACTCAATGTCAGGGATTTTATTTACGCAATTGCACTCGGCAGAACTAGGTGGTATCGCATTATTAACTGATTTATTTAGAGAAATTGTTGCTATATTTTTAATGTATACAATGGGATGGCGCTTTCCACGCCCTGCTATCTCAAGTGCTGGTGCAACTTCAATGGATGTTACATTAGCTATGGTAAAACAGTCATGTGGCACGCATTACGTACCACACGCCATGATGAGCGGCTTATTATTAAGCCTACTCGCCCCGCTATTAATTAGCTTATTTCTAAATTTTTAA
- the pyrF gene encoding orotidine-5'-phosphate decarboxylase: MEESLLSIIVALDAKSQYDALKIVEQLDPTLCRVKVGKELFTHEGPSVVKKLQEQNFEVFLDLKFHDIPNTTAQAVCAAADLGVWMVNVHASGGRKMMETCVERLKAGNYQTQLIAVTVLTSMGREDLKDIGLDVEPVEHVKRLAKLTKESGLDGVVCSAQEAKILRELIGQDFSLVTPGIRPEGSNADDQKRIVTPKQAMLDGSTHLVIGRPITKAENPTEMLKSILASIA, from the coding sequence ATGGAAGAAAGTCTCTTGAGTATCATTGTTGCGTTAGATGCAAAAAGCCAATATGACGCTTTAAAAATTGTTGAACAACTTGATCCTACTTTATGTCGTGTAAAAGTGGGTAAAGAGCTTTTTACTCATGAAGGCCCATCTGTTGTAAAAAAACTTCAAGAACAAAACTTTGAAGTTTTTCTTGATCTTAAATTTCATGATATTCCAAATACTACCGCTCAGGCTGTTTGTGCAGCAGCTGATTTGGGAGTGTGGATGGTAAATGTCCATGCTTCAGGTGGCCGTAAAATGATGGAAACTTGTGTAGAGCGTTTAAAAGCAGGTAACTATCAAACTCAGTTGATTGCGGTCACTGTATTGACCTCAATGGGACGTGAAGATTTAAAAGATATTGGTTTAGATGTTGAACCAGTGGAGCATGTAAAGCGCTTAGCTAAACTCACTAAAGAAAGTGGTTTGGATGGTGTGGTTTGTTCTGCACAAGAAGCTAAAATTCTTCGTGAATTGATTGGACAAGACTTCTCTTTAGTAACACCTGGTATTCGCCCAGAAGGGTCAAATGCGGACGACCAAAAACGTATTGTGACTCCGAAGCAAGCTATGCTTGATGGTTCTACACATTTGGTCATTGGTCGACCGATTACTAAAGCAGAAAATCCAACAGAAATGTTGAAGTCTATTCTTGCTTCAATTGCTTAA
- a CDS encoding lipopolysaccharide assembly protein LapA domain-containing protein: MRYILIALLIVVFGYSLALVLQNPTELSVDLLFTQVPAMRLGLLLLLTLVLGTVVGLLLGVQVFRVFQKGWEIKRLRKDIDHLRKEQIQSAQLAAAEAAANVRHEKTVLDVYPQDKNSTPL; the protein is encoded by the coding sequence ATGCGTTATATTTTAATTGCATTGCTTATTGTTGTATTTGGTTATTCTTTAGCACTTGTATTGCAAAATCCAACAGAGCTTTCTGTTGATTTGTTATTTACCCAAGTTCCAGCTATGCGATTAGGCTTGTTATTGCTACTCACATTGGTACTTGGAACGGTGGTTGGTCTTTTGTTAGGTGTGCAAGTTTTCAGAGTATTTCAAAAAGGCTGGGAAATTAAACGTCTTCGCAAAGATATTGACCATTTGAGAAAAGAACAGATTCAAAGTGCTCAATTAGCAGCAGCAGAAGCCGCTGCAAATGTAAGACATGAAAAAACTGTTTTAGATGTTTATCCCCAAGATAAAAACTCTACTCCGTTATAA
- a CDS encoding integration host factor subunit beta: MTTEALNKSDLIERIALKNPHLAEPLVEEAVKIMIDQMIEALSTDNRIEIRGFGSFALHHRDPRVGRNPKTGRSVEVAAKAVPHFKPGKALRDAVNESGK, translated from the coding sequence ATGACTACTGAAGCTCTTAATAAGTCTGATTTAATTGAACGCATTGCGCTAAAAAACCCACACTTAGCTGAACCTTTGGTGGAAGAAGCGGTTAAAATTATGATTGATCAAATGATAGAGGCCCTATCAACTGATAATCGAATTGAAATCCGTGGTTTTGGTAGCTTTGCTTTACACCACCGTGATCCAAGAGTTGGTCGTAATCCTAAAACAGGAAGATCAGTAGAAGTGGCAGCTAAAGCTGTTCCACATTTCAAACCCGGTAAAGCACTGCGTGATGCAGTCAACGAATCCGGGAAATAA